In Geobacillus kaustophilus, a genomic segment contains:
- a CDS encoding LytR/AlgR family response regulator transcription factor, translated as MNDLKIVIADDDASSRSILRHFIHLFPNYDVVAEATSGEEFLQLVLQEQPDIVLVDINMPGLDGMEAVKICRQLFPALQVIFITGYDEFAVEAFEVSATDYIVKPIERTRLFYALEKARKLIEMAKQCAAVKAKQPSKRLGIRSKNSIVLLPMEDILFVEKESRKTVIHTANERYETTETLNEIERELDNCFFKTHRSYIINLKKIVKITQVGETYLAHFFDSEKVAYISKLKFHEVQRRIFDMNN; from the coding sequence ATGAATGATTTAAAAATCGTGATTGCTGATGATGATGCGTCTTCAAGATCGATTTTGCGGCATTTTATCCACTTATTCCCCAATTACGACGTTGTGGCTGAGGCGACAAGCGGAGAGGAGTTTTTGCAACTTGTGCTCCAAGAACAGCCGGATATTGTATTGGTCGATATCAATATGCCTGGGCTCGATGGCATGGAGGCGGTCAAAATATGCAGGCAGCTTTTTCCCGCCCTCCAGGTGATTTTTATTACTGGATACGATGAATTTGCCGTAGAGGCTTTTGAAGTGTCCGCTACGGATTATATCGTGAAACCGATTGAGCGAACGCGTCTCTTTTATGCGTTGGAAAAGGCCCGCAAACTGATTGAAATGGCCAAGCAATGCGCCGCTGTAAAAGCGAAACAGCCGAGCAAAAGACTTGGAATCCGATCGAAAAACTCTATTGTTTTGCTGCCGATGGAAGATATTTTATTCGTGGAAAAGGAAAGCAGAAAAACGGTCATTCACACAGCAAATGAGCGATATGAAACAACGGAGACGCTGAACGAAATTGAAAGGGAGCTGGACAATTGTTTTTTTAAGACTCACCGCTCTTATATTATCAATTTAAAAAAAATAGTAAAAATTACGCAGGTTGGCGAAACGTATTTAGCTCATTTTTTCGATAGTGAGAAAGTCGCATATATTTCGAAACTGAAATTTCATGAAGTGCAGAGAAGAATTTTCGATATGAATAATTAG
- a CDS encoding nucleoside recognition domain-containing protein has protein sequence MPAADQSNRFDRLMEEAASLAPDNTREQIVTAIFQTSAALCQECVTHKNSVKRDRTEQIDRIVTSKRWGFPIMLALLAAVLYMTIAGANVFSDSLARLFGTIETYLTMAFQAIHAPDWLHGLIVLGLYRGTAWVVSVMLPPMAIFFPVFALLENYGYLPRVAFNMDRLFKKAGAHGKQSLTMAMGFGCNAAAIMSTRIIESPRERMLAILTNNFVPCNGRWPTLILLSSLFMAAGYTGGWNTFVTAGAVVAIVLFGIIVTLTVSWILSKTALRGIPTHYTLELPPYRRPKIMETIVRATLDKSLYVLKRAVTVAAPAGIVTWILGNIHVGDATVLAYLADWLDPFAKALGLDGYILMAFILGLPANEIVVPILLMGYLSAGALTEVDGLHSLKQILLDHGWTWLTALNMMLFSLLHYPCGTTLVNIYKETKSAKWTFVAFALPTAIAIAVTFTTAQLARWSGLI, from the coding sequence ATGCCTGCTGCGGATCAGTCAAATCGGTTTGACCGCTTAATGGAAGAAGCGGCGTCACTGGCGCCGGACAATACGCGTGAACAAATCGTCACCGCCATCTTTCAAACATCCGCCGCACTTTGCCAGGAATGTGTCACCCATAAAAACAGCGTGAAACGCGACCGAACGGAACAGATTGACCGGATCGTCACATCGAAGCGGTGGGGATTTCCAATTATGCTGGCGCTGCTCGCCGCTGTCCTTTACATGACGATCGCCGGCGCCAACGTATTTTCCGATTCGCTCGCCCGCTTGTTCGGGACGATCGAAACGTATCTCACCATGGCGTTTCAAGCGATTCACGCCCCCGACTGGCTGCACGGCCTCATCGTGCTTGGCCTGTATCGCGGCACGGCTTGGGTCGTCAGCGTGATGCTGCCGCCGATGGCGATTTTCTTTCCCGTATTCGCTTTGCTCGAAAATTATGGCTACTTGCCGCGTGTCGCCTTTAACATGGATCGCTTGTTTAAAAAAGCGGGGGCGCATGGCAAACAATCGCTGACGATGGCCATGGGCTTCGGCTGCAACGCGGCGGCCATCATGTCGACGCGCATTATCGAATCACCGCGCGAACGGATGCTCGCCATTTTGACCAACAACTTCGTCCCCTGCAATGGACGTTGGCCAACGCTGATCCTGCTTTCTTCCTTATTTATGGCGGCCGGTTATACAGGCGGATGGAACACGTTCGTGACAGCGGGTGCGGTCGTCGCCATTGTTCTGTTTGGCATCATCGTCACGTTAACCGTCTCGTGGATTCTATCCAAGACAGCCTTGCGCGGCATTCCGACCCATTACACGCTAGAGCTGCCGCCGTATCGGCGCCCGAAGATCATGGAGACGATCGTCCGGGCTACCCTCGACAAATCACTCTATGTGCTGAAACGGGCGGTAACGGTTGCGGCGCCGGCTGGCATTGTGACATGGATCCTGGGCAATATTCACGTGGGAGATGCGACCGTGCTGGCGTATTTAGCCGACTGGCTTGACCCGTTTGCCAAAGCATTGGGATTGGATGGCTACATTTTGATGGCGTTCATTTTAGGATTGCCAGCCAATGAAATTGTCGTGCCGATTTTGCTGATGGGCTATTTATCCGCGGGGGCGCTCACTGAAGTCGATGGCCTGCATTCTCTAAAACAAATTTTGCTCGACCACGGCTGGACGTGGCTCACCGCCCTCAATATGATGTTGTTTTCCCTGCTTCACTACCCATGCGGCACGACGCTCGTCAACATTTACAAAGAAACGAAAAGCGCGAAATGGACATTCGTCGCCTTTGCCTTGCCGACAGCGATTGCCATTGCGGTCACCTTTACGACCGCACAGCTGGCGAGATGGTCGGGGCTTATTTGA
- a CDS encoding FeoB small GTPase domain-containing protein → MTDMTYTIALMGNPNTGKSTLFNVLTGLRQHTGNWPGKTVTHAEGEFTYRGATYRLVDLPGTYSLYSNSADEEVARDFLLFERPDMTIVVVDATALERNLNLALQVLEMTGLVIVAVNLIDEAKKKGIHINTKKLAAKLGVPVVPISARNREGIDALLDTVDAMAHGRINTNPLSIRYSPEIERGIAKLLPLVKDVMGDTYPARWIALRLLDGDSSLLQALKQPPQPLIKEGNAYACCGSVKSV, encoded by the coding sequence ATGACTGATATGACGTATACGATTGCCTTAATGGGAAATCCGAACACCGGAAAAAGCACGTTGTTCAACGTCTTAACCGGCCTGCGCCAACATACGGGCAACTGGCCGGGAAAAACGGTCACCCATGCGGAAGGGGAGTTCACTTACCGCGGCGCAACGTACCGCCTCGTCGATTTGCCGGGAACGTACTCGCTTTATTCCAACTCCGCCGATGAAGAAGTGGCACGCGATTTTCTTCTGTTTGAACGACCCGATATGACGATCGTCGTCGTTGACGCAACTGCGCTCGAGCGCAATTTAAATTTGGCGCTGCAAGTGTTGGAAATGACCGGCCTCGTCATTGTCGCCGTCAACTTGATCGATGAAGCGAAAAAGAAAGGCATTCACATCAACACAAAAAAATTGGCGGCCAAACTCGGCGTGCCGGTCGTGCCGATCTCGGCCCGCAACCGGGAAGGAATCGATGCGCTGCTTGATACAGTGGATGCCATGGCGCATGGCCGCATCAACACCAACCCGCTTTCCATCCGGTACAGCCCGGAAATCGAACGAGGCATTGCCAAACTTCTTCCACTCGTGAAAGACGTAATGGGAGACACGTATCCTGCTCGCTGGATCGCTCTTCGTCTCCTTGACGGCGATTCATCGCTGCTTCAAGCGCTGAAGCAGCCGCCGCAACCATTGATCAAGGAGGGGAACGCGTATGCCTGCTGCGGATCAGTCAAATCGGTTTGA
- a CDS encoding FeoA family protein, whose amino-acid sequence MAQGKRFRLSDTKPGDRFRIEKVDVPDPVLKRRLLDLGFVPGGEVKVGQRSPLGDPTAYRVCGTTIALRKEESDYIYGEKIHHD is encoded by the coding sequence ATGGCACAAGGAAAACGTTTCCGCCTCTCCGATACGAAACCAGGCGATCGATTTCGCATCGAAAAGGTTGATGTTCCTGATCCTGTGTTAAAAAGGCGGTTGCTTGATTTGGGATTTGTACCCGGCGGGGAAGTGAAGGTTGGACAAAGAAGCCCGCTTGGCGACCCGACCGCCTATCGCGTTTGTGGAACGACGATCGCATTAAGGAAAGAAGAAAGTGACTATATTTACGGGGAGAAGATCCACCATGACTGA
- a CDS encoding acetoacetate--CoA ligase, which produces MKAITEGTILWQPTEEQIKSSNLHRYMDWLREHKGLSFSSYRELWTWSVEELESFWETVWEYCGVQAATPYECVLRERKMPGAEWFPGATLNYAKHIFRHARADRPAIVFRSERVPHREVSWQELGEKTAAIAKALRAMGVKRGDRVVAYMPNIPETVMAFLACASIGAIWSSCSPDFGAGSVIDRFAQIEPTVLFAVDGCQYNGKEFDKMPVVSELRTKLPSLKKTVLLPYWRGQMEAPDEGVVLWDDVVADKAELVYEDVPFDHPLWILYSSGTTGLPKPIVQGHGGILLEHLKALTIAENLTKDSTFFWFTTTGWMMWNFLIGGLLAGSTIVLYDGSPTYPDGNVLWDLAEKAGITHFGTSAAFINICMKLGLKPKEQYDLSKLKAVLSTGSPLTVEGFAWVYENVKDNICLASCSGGTDVCTAFVVGSPILPVRAGVLSCRALGADVQAFDENGQPLVNEVGELVITKPMPSMPLFFWNDPDGERYRNSYFDTYPGVWKHGDWIKIDEQGGCVIYGRSDSTINRAGVRMGTSEIYRAVEAVDEVLESLIIDLEMMGKQSFMPLFVVLKPGAVLDDELKERIRQSIRQHVSPRFVPDEIYEVKQIPKTLNGKKMEIPIRKLLLGFPLEKAVNPGSMANPEALDFFLELAKTLGAKMEIR; this is translated from the coding sequence ATGAAAGCGATTACGGAAGGGACAATTCTTTGGCAGCCGACGGAGGAACAAATCAAGAGCTCCAACCTTCATCGATATATGGATTGGTTGAGAGAACATAAAGGGCTCTCTTTCTCTTCATACCGCGAGCTGTGGACATGGTCGGTCGAGGAGCTTGAGTCATTTTGGGAAACCGTTTGGGAATATTGCGGTGTTCAGGCGGCGACGCCGTATGAATGTGTGCTGCGTGAACGGAAGATGCCGGGGGCGGAATGGTTTCCAGGCGCCACGCTCAACTATGCGAAACATATTTTCCGGCATGCGCGCGCTGACCGCCCGGCCATCGTTTTCCGCTCGGAACGCGTGCCGCACCGGGAAGTGTCATGGCAGGAGCTCGGCGAAAAAACGGCGGCGATCGCCAAAGCATTGCGAGCGATGGGAGTGAAGCGCGGCGATCGCGTCGTCGCCTATATGCCGAACATTCCGGAAACAGTGATGGCGTTTTTGGCCTGCGCCTCGATCGGCGCCATTTGGTCAAGCTGCTCGCCGGATTTTGGCGCCGGCAGCGTCATCGACCGGTTCGCACAAATCGAGCCGACCGTGTTGTTTGCGGTTGACGGCTGCCAATACAACGGCAAAGAGTTTGACAAAATGCCGGTCGTATCGGAATTGCGCACCAAATTGCCGTCATTGAAAAAGACGGTGCTGCTTCCGTATTGGCGAGGGCAGATGGAAGCTCCGGATGAGGGCGTCGTGCTGTGGGATGATGTCGTGGCGGACAAAGCGGAGCTCGTCTATGAAGACGTTCCATTTGATCACCCGCTTTGGATTTTATACTCCTCGGGCACGACCGGATTGCCGAAGCCGATCGTCCAAGGGCATGGCGGCATTTTGCTTGAGCATTTGAAAGCGCTCACGATTGCGGAAAACTTGACGAAAGACAGCACGTTTTTCTGGTTTACAACGACCGGGTGGATGATGTGGAACTTTTTGATCGGCGGGTTGCTTGCCGGCTCGACCATTGTGCTTTATGACGGCAGCCCGACGTACCCGGATGGCAATGTCTTATGGGATCTTGCGGAGAAAGCAGGCATCACCCATTTTGGCACGAGCGCGGCGTTTATCAACATCTGCATGAAGCTCGGCCTGAAGCCGAAAGAGCAATATGACTTATCGAAGCTCAAAGCCGTGCTTTCGACCGGTTCGCCGCTCACGGTTGAAGGGTTTGCCTGGGTGTATGAAAACGTCAAAGACAACATTTGCCTAGCGTCATGCAGCGGGGGAACGGATGTGTGCACCGCGTTTGTCGTGGGCTCCCCCATTTTGCCGGTGCGCGCCGGCGTCCTCTCGTGCCGCGCGCTGGGCGCGGATGTGCAGGCGTTTGATGAAAACGGCCAGCCGCTCGTCAACGAGGTTGGCGAGCTCGTCATCACGAAGCCGATGCCGTCGATGCCGCTCTTTTTCTGGAACGACCCGGACGGCGAACGGTATCGGAACAGCTATTTTGACACATACCCGGGCGTCTGGAAGCACGGCGACTGGATTAAAATTGACGAACAAGGCGGCTGCGTCATTTACGGCCGCTCCGACTCGACGATCAACCGCGCCGGCGTCCGCATGGGCACGAGTGAAATTTACCGCGCGGTCGAAGCCGTCGATGAGGTGCTTGAAAGCCTTATCATCGATTTGGAAATGATGGGCAAACAATCGTTCATGCCGCTCTTTGTCGTTCTCAAACCGGGTGCGGTGCTTGATGACGAGTTGAAAGAGCGCATCCGCCAGTCGATTCGGCAACACGTTTCGCCGCGCTTTGTTCCAGATGAAATTTACGAAGTGAAGCAAATTCCGAAAACGTTAAACGGCAAGAAAATGGAGATTCCGATCCGGAAGCTGCTCCTTGGCTTCCCGCTCGAAAAGGCGGTCAACCCGGGCTCGATGGCCAATCCGGAGGCGCTCGACTTTTTCCTCGAGCTGGCGAAGACGCTGGGGGCGAAGATGGAGATCCGCTGA
- a CDS encoding ABC transporter ATP-binding protein, producing MIRVSHLHKSFRVYRREAGWLEAARSLWRRDYRVIEAVKDVSFTIEKGEIVGFLGPNGAGKTTTMKMLAGLLHPTSGEITVGGFVPFEQKREFKKMMSLVMGQKSQLIWDIPPMETFLVNKAIYDIDDRSFRQTLDELTELLDLAPLLDKPTRSLSLGQRMRCELAAALLHQPNVLFLDEPTIGLDVHTQENVRRFIVDYNREHETTILLTSHYMGDVAALCDRVMIINYGRLIYDGDLAVLTEKLAPYKRLEVRFARLPNVDWSEYGEVAEMEEGTVVLRVAREAAAEAAARLLERFDVRDINIEDPPLEEVITRAFQEESV from the coding sequence GTGATCCGTGTCAGCCATTTGCATAAATCGTTCCGCGTCTATCGCCGCGAAGCGGGATGGCTTGAGGCGGCGCGCAGTTTATGGCGGCGCGACTACCGCGTCATTGAGGCGGTGAAAGATGTTTCGTTTACGATTGAAAAAGGGGAGATTGTCGGCTTTTTGGGCCCGAACGGGGCGGGGAAAACGACGACGATGAAAATGTTGGCTGGGTTGTTGCATCCGACATCAGGGGAGATTACGGTCGGCGGGTTTGTGCCGTTTGAGCAAAAGCGGGAGTTTAAAAAAATGATGAGTTTGGTGATGGGGCAAAAAAGCCAGCTCATTTGGGACATTCCGCCGATGGAGACGTTTTTGGTCAATAAAGCGATTTATGACATCGACGATCGGTCGTTCCGCCAGACGCTCGATGAGCTCACCGAGCTGCTGGATTTGGCCCCGCTATTGGACAAACCGACTCGCAGCCTGTCGCTCGGGCAGCGGATGCGCTGTGAGCTGGCGGCGGCTCTTTTGCATCAGCCGAACGTGTTGTTTTTGGATGAGCCGACGATCGGGCTGGACGTTCATACGCAAGAAAACGTGCGCCGCTTTATCGTCGATTACAACCGGGAGCATGAGACGACGATTTTGTTGACGTCGCATTACATGGGCGATGTCGCGGCGCTTTGCGACCGGGTGATGATCATCAACTATGGGCGGCTCATTTACGACGGGGATCTTGCGGTGCTGACGGAGAAGTTGGCGCCGTACAAGCGGCTGGAGGTTCGGTTTGCGCGGCTGCCGAATGTCGATTGGAGCGAGTACGGCGAAGTGGCGGAAATGGAAGAAGGAACGGTCGTATTGCGGGTGGCGCGCGAGGCGGCGGCGGAGGCCGCGGCGCGGCTTTTGGAGCGGTTTGATGTCCGCGACATCAATATTGAAGACCCGCCGCTTGAGGAAGTGATTACGCGCGCGTTTCAGGAGGAGAGTGTATGA
- a CDS encoding ABC transporter permease: protein MIRKYIALLRMKYIEMLAYRLATFVWMTGAVAQPLITMFVWMNIHPEESESFVFYFMAVIFVERMTSAWDVWELDREIREGTFSNLLLRPLHPIHWAIAENIIYKWLFAVILVPVWVVAAVFWPALLPHMTGSQVVLFLLAVVLGAALRFLLSYSCGLLAFWVTKVAAVYGVIDVISLFLSGRIAPLEMLPPQLREWSEWLPFRYMISFPIEIATGAADRGEVARGFAIAAGWMIVLIAALQWLWKVGMRKNQAVGG from the coding sequence ATGATTCGCAAATATATCGCCCTGCTGCGGATGAAATATATTGAAATGCTTGCATACCGCTTGGCGACGTTTGTCTGGATGACGGGCGCCGTTGCGCAGCCCCTCATTACGATGTTTGTCTGGATGAACATTCATCCGGAAGAGAGCGAGTCGTTCGTTTTCTATTTTATGGCGGTCATTTTCGTCGAGCGGATGACGAGCGCGTGGGATGTATGGGAGCTGGACCGCGAAATTCGCGAAGGGACGTTTTCGAACTTGTTGCTGCGGCCGCTTCATCCCATTCATTGGGCGATCGCGGAGAACATCATTTATAAATGGCTGTTTGCCGTCATTTTAGTGCCTGTCTGGGTGGTGGCGGCGGTATTTTGGCCAGCGCTTCTCCCGCACATGACGGGAAGCCAGGTGGTGTTGTTTTTGCTGGCGGTGGTGTTGGGAGCGGCGCTTCGTTTTTTGCTTAGCTACTCGTGCGGGCTGCTCGCGTTTTGGGTGACAAAGGTGGCGGCTGTGTACGGCGTGATCGACGTCATTTCCTTGTTTTTGTCGGGGCGGATTGCACCGCTGGAAATGCTTCCGCCGCAGCTTCGCGAATGGAGCGAGTGGCTGCCGTTCCGCTATATGATCAGTTTTCCAATTGAAATCGCCACCGGGGCGGCGGATCGAGGAGAGGTGGCGCGCGGTTTTGCGATCGCTGCCGGGTGGATGATTGTCTTGATTGCCGCTTTGCAATGGCTGTGGAAGGTGGGAATGCGAAAAAATCAGGCGGTAGGTGGGTGA
- a CDS encoding ABC transporter permease produces the protein MRRYGRVFREFFRACLVEEMEYRSEFFGNFIASFFGIAVALLTVHIFFYQTDRLGGWTYGEVLVLLGVFNALRGFIDFALRPNMPRLLEHVRRGTLDYVLTKPVDSMFYISFRHLVFWRLIDVALGLGVIGYGLYVERYVPSAADVCMFLIVMAASLLLIYSLWMMLMTTSFWVVRIDDLSFIFDSFFDTARFPGSMYRGAVRFVITYVLPAVLITNTPALALLGKWSVPAALAALAVAMFFLWLARRFWRFALRFYTGAGG, from the coding sequence ATGCGACGATACGGACGAGTGTTCCGCGAGTTTTTCCGCGCTTGTTTGGTCGAGGAAATGGAATACCGGAGCGAGTTTTTTGGCAATTTCATCGCCAGCTTTTTCGGCATCGCGGTTGCGCTGTTGACCGTCCATATCTTTTTTTACCAGACGGACCGCTTAGGCGGCTGGACGTATGGGGAAGTGCTTGTGCTGCTCGGCGTCTTTAATGCGTTGCGCGGGTTCATCGATTTTGCCCTCCGCCCGAACATGCCAAGACTGCTTGAGCACGTCCGGCGCGGCACGCTCGATTACGTGTTGACGAAGCCGGTCGACAGCATGTTTTACATCAGCTTCCGCCATCTTGTTTTTTGGCGGCTCATCGATGTCGCGCTCGGCCTTGGCGTCATCGGCTACGGCTTGTATGTCGAGCGCTATGTTCCGTCGGCGGCGGACGTATGCATGTTTCTCATCGTGATGGCCGCTTCGCTTTTGCTTATTTACTCGCTATGGATGATGCTTATGACGACGTCGTTTTGGGTCGTGCGGATCGACGATTTGTCATTTATTTTCGATTCGTTTTTTGATACGGCCCGCTTCCCCGGCAGCATGTACCGCGGCGCCGTGCGCTTCGTCATTACATACGTCCTGCCGGCGGTGTTGATCACGAACACGCCGGCTTTGGCGCTGCTTGGCAAATGGAGCGTTCCGGCGGCGCTTGCAGCTTTGGCTGTGGCCATGTTCTTTTTATGGCTTGCCCGCCGCTTTTGGCGGTTTGCCTTGCGTTTTTATACGGGGGCGGGCGGGTGA